One Candidatus Aminicenantes bacterium DNA window includes the following coding sequences:
- a CDS encoding ribosome recycling factor, whose amino-acid sequence MLKEALSEAKQEVLEIEKDFKKELSKFRTGRASLSVLDGVMVSYYGTPTPVNQLATLSVPDAGLIVIQPWDQKSTPEVEKAIRGANLGLNPISDGKLIRLPIPPLDQERRLELIRKLKMYTEERKTAIRSVRREYRDLAKGLQESKEISEDEEKRFYDNLQQVIDQGVASLESLMKEKEAFILEE is encoded by the coding sequence ATGCTCAAGGAAGCACTCTCAGAAGCCAAACAGGAAGTTTTGGAAATCGAAAAGGATTTCAAAAAGGAACTGTCCAAGTTCCGCACAGGGCGTGCGTCATTATCCGTCCTGGATGGCGTGATGGTTTCCTACTACGGTACGCCCACTCCGGTCAACCAGTTGGCCACTTTGTCGGTGCCTGATGCCGGCTTGATCGTTATTCAGCCCTGGGATCAAAAATCCACTCCAGAGGTAGAAAAGGCCATCCGTGGCGCGAATCTGGGGCTTAATCCCATTTCCGACGGCAAGTTGATCCGATTGCCGATCCCGCCACTCGACCAGGAGCGCCGCCTGGAACTGATCCGCAAGCTCAAGATGTACACGGAGGAGCGCAAGACCGCCATCCGCAGTGTACGGCGGGAATACCGGGATCTGGCCAAAGGCCTGCAGGAAAGCAAGGAAATTTCTGAAGATGAGGAAAAACGTTTTTATGACAATCTGCAACAGGTAATCGATCAAGGCGTGGCTTCACTGGAAAGCCTGATGAAGGAAAAAGAAGCCTTTATTCTCGAAGAATAA
- a CDS encoding UMP kinase — MDDLPHFRRIVLKLSGEALKGDQSFGISTPVLQGIAAQIEELHKLGIEIALVTGGGNFFRGIAADELGMGRASADYMGMLATVINGIAIQDTLEKSGMKTRLISALEIKEVAEPFIRRRATRHLEKGRVVIFTAGTGSPFFSTDTAAALRAIEIQADILLKATMVDGVFSADPRKVPDARKFTTISYAEILSRDLRVMDATAVALCRENQLKIKIFDINKTGSIIEAVHSDRIGTLIQ; from the coding sequence ATGGACGATCTTCCCCATTTTCGGCGCATCGTACTGAAACTCAGCGGTGAAGCACTGAAAGGGGATCAATCTTTCGGTATTTCCACTCCGGTCCTGCAGGGGATTGCCGCCCAGATAGAGGAGTTGCATAAACTGGGGATCGAAATCGCCCTGGTAACAGGCGGGGGGAATTTTTTTCGTGGTATCGCCGCTGATGAGTTGGGCATGGGTCGGGCTTCAGCAGACTACATGGGCATGCTGGCCACCGTAATCAACGGCATCGCCATTCAGGACACCCTGGAAAAATCGGGCATGAAAACCCGCCTGATCTCGGCTCTGGAAATCAAGGAAGTGGCTGAACCCTTTATCCGCAGAAGGGCCACCCGCCATTTGGAAAAGGGCCGGGTGGTCATCTTTACCGCAGGCACGGGCAGCCCGTTCTTTTCAACCGACACCGCCGCCGCACTGCGCGCCATCGAGATCCAGGCGGATATTCTTTTAAAAGCCACCATGGTCGACGGCGTCTTTTCCGCTGACCCCCGCAAAGTACCGGACGCTCGAAAATTCACCACCATCTCTTACGCAGAGATTCTGTCCAGGGATTTGCGGGTAATGGATGCCACTGCCGTGGCGTTATGCCGGGAAAACCAACTAAAAATCAAGATATTCGATATCAACAAGACCGGTAGCATCATTGAAGCCGTCCATTCCGATCGCATCGGAACATTGATCCAGTAA
- the tsf gene encoding translation elongation factor Ts, whose protein sequence is MAVDMELVKKLRAETGVGILECRKAVTESDNNYQKAEEILRKRGFEKAKAKSSRATTQGVVGAYIHTNAKIGVLVEVGCETDFVAKNEDFQVMVKDIAMQIAAMSPQYVDADEIPEEVLEKEKEIYREQMKKQGKPENVVKKIIEGKIKKFQADVCLLDQKFFKDDTKTIRDLITEHIHKIGENIIVKRFVRYQVGD, encoded by the coding sequence ATGGCTGTGGATATGGAACTGGTTAAAAAACTCAGAGCGGAAACCGGAGTGGGAATTCTCGAATGCCGCAAGGCCGTCACGGAATCCGACAACAACTACCAGAAAGCGGAAGAGATCCTGCGCAAACGCGGTTTTGAAAAAGCCAAAGCCAAATCCTCCAGAGCCACCACCCAGGGCGTTGTCGGCGCTTACATACACACGAACGCCAAGATCGGTGTGCTGGTCGAGGTGGGCTGTGAAACGGATTTTGTGGCCAAGAACGAAGATTTTCAGGTCATGGTAAAAGATATCGCCATGCAGATCGCCGCTATGTCTCCACAATACGTAGATGCGGATGAGATCCCGGAAGAAGTTCTGGAAAAAGAGAAAGAGATCTATCGCGAACAGATGAAAAAGCAGGGCAAACCCGAAAATGTCGTAAAAAAGATCATTGAGGGCAAAATAAAAAAATTCCAGGCCGATGTCTGCCTGCTGGACCAGAAATTTTTCAAGGATGATACCAAGACCATCCGGGACCTGATCACGGAACACATTCACAAAATCGGAGAGAACATCATCGTTAAGCGCTTTGTGCGCTATCAGGTTGGTGATTGA